Part of the Neisseria brasiliensis genome is shown below.
GGTTGCAAAAGGGATAAAATTCAGCCGACTAGTATAGCACAATGTTTGAATAATAGGCGATAAGGCCGTCTGAAAATTGGTCGATTCAGACGGCCTGTGGTGTGATTTGAATCAGCAGGTAACAAAATAAACCATGATTCAGATTAGGGCGTGTCCTCAATTTAACTTAGCATGAATAATAGAGCAAGCCAAGTAAAGCATCGATTTAAAATTACGAGCTAATTTCTCATAGCGAGTAGCAATACTACGAAACTGCTTTAATCGTGCAAATGCATTCTCGACTAAGTGGCGTAATTTATAAAGGTAGCTATCAAAATCAGGGTTAGTTTTCTTGGCATTTTTACGCTTTGGTATAATAGCTTTCATACCGTGTTCTATCGCTTTATCTCTGATTTCTTGCGAGTCATACCCTTTGTCAGCGATAAAATACTGGGCTTCTTGTATGACTTCTATCAAGTCGTTTGCAACTTGACTGTCGTGCACGTTACCCCCAGTGACTTTAAAATCGAGCGGATTTCCATGCGAGTCCACACATAGGTGTATTTTTGTCGTGTTTCCGCCACGGCTTTGTCCAATTGCTCTATCGAAACCACGCCGAGCTCCACTTGCATGTTGATGACACCGTACATAACTTCCGTCGATGAATACCCATTCTTTGTCAATTTCTTTTCGTAGATCAAAAAAAAATTCTGCCACAAGCCTTTTTTAGACCATCGGTTAAAGCGGTTATAAGCGGTTTTCCATGACCCTAGCTCAATAGGTATGTCTCGCCATGGTGCACCTGTTCTTAGCTTCCATAGTATGGCTTCCATCACGGTACGGTCGTTCTTCCATTGATGACAGCCGTGCGCTTTCATGGTTGTTTGTAATTGTTCCCATATGTTGTCAGTTATTGCGGTTCTCGCCATTGTTTGTGTTTGCCTATATTTCGTTGGAATATAGGGTTAAAATAGGGCTCTTTTGGGCTTATTCAAATTAGGGACACGCCCTAATACGCTGATTTATTTTTTATCCTTGTATATCTAAAAAGGCCGTCTGAAAACTAAAATTTTCAGACGGCCTTTGCCATGTTTAAAATCAAAGCTGGTCTTTTTGCGCCAAAATGCGGCGGCTGCCGCTGATGTCGGCAGGGGTGACCACTCCTGCGTTTTCCAATGCTTCCATCAAATTAGCCGCACGGTTGTAGCCGATGCGTAATTGGCGTTGCAAAGCGGAAATTGAGGTTTTTTTG
Proteins encoded:
- a CDS encoding IS5 family transposase (programmed frameshift), which produces MARTAITDNIWEQLQTTMKAHGCHQWKNDRTVMEAILWKLRTGAPWRDIPIELGSWKTAYNRFNRWSKKGLWQKFFFDLRKEIDKEWVFIDGSYVRCHQHASGARRGFDRAIGQSRGGNTTKIHLCVDSHGNPLDFKVTGGNVHDSQVANDLIEVIQEAQYFIADKGYDSQEIRDKAIEHGMKAIIPKRKNAKKTNPDFDSYLYKLRHLVENAFARLKQFRSIATRYEKLARNFKSMLYLACSIIHAKLN